The Mercenaria mercenaria strain notata chromosome 10, MADL_Memer_1, whole genome shotgun sequence genome contains a region encoding:
- the LOC123552221 gene encoding G2/M phase-specific E3 ubiquitin-protein ligase-like isoform X2 — protein sequence MGITNVYKVAREDKEILIEMIKKHHIYYRISGEISQFTSGMNDVNKAWDMITSHAELFKPIFCFKPKEISGEDMLRLFKFNYSEPGSNNRALEDLTVFGWESFLQSIEDGDSEVTFSEILVFVTGSDHIPPCGFSKLIDVDFYTIEGRLPSTSTCALQLWLPRVTDPGMITTTMVRVLTGYYGFLKV from the exons ATGGGAATCACAAATGTATATAAGGTGGCCAGAGAAGACAAGGAGATTTTAATTGAAATGATAAAGAAACATCACATATACTACAG AATATCAGGAGAAATCTCCCAATTCACCAGTGGGATGAATGATGTAAACAAGGCATGGGACATGATCACTTCACATGCGGAACTTTTCAAGCCAATCTTCTGCTTCAAGCCCAAAGAGATCTCTGGAGAAGATATGTTAAGACTCTTCAAATTCAACTACAGTGAGCCTGGTTCCAACAACAGAGCTCTGGAAGATCTCACCGTATTTGGTTGGGAATCATTTCTTCAGTCAATTGAAG atggaGACAGTGAAGTCACATTTTCTGAAATTCTTGTTTTTGTGACGGGGTCAGACCATATTCCACCATGTGGATTTTCTAAATTGATTGATGTTGACTTTTACACCATTGAAGGTCGACTTCCATCCACATCAACTTGTGCTCTTCAGCTGTGGTTGCCCAGAGTTACAGACCCTGGCATGATTACAACTACTATGGTTAGAGTTTTGACAGGATATTACGGATTTTTGAAAGTGTAG
- the LOC123552221 gene encoding G2/M phase-specific E3 ubiquitin-protein ligase-like isoform X1, which translates to MGITNVYKVAREDKEILIEMIKKHHIYYSMFFRISGEISQFTSGMNDVNKAWDMITSHAELFKPIFCFKPKEISGEDMLRLFKFNYSEPGSNNRALEDLTVFGWESFLQSIEDGDSEVTFSEILVFVTGSDHIPPCGFSKLIDVDFYTIEGRLPSTSTCALQLWLPRVTDPGMITTTMVRVLTGYYGFLKV; encoded by the exons ATGGGAATCACAAATGTATATAAGGTGGCCAGAGAAGACAAGGAGATTTTAATTGAAATGATAAAGAAACATCACATATACTACAG TATGTTCTTTAGAATATCAGGAGAAATCTCCCAATTCACCAGTGGGATGAATGATGTAAACAAGGCATGGGACATGATCACTTCACATGCGGAACTTTTCAAGCCAATCTTCTGCTTCAAGCCCAAAGAGATCTCTGGAGAAGATATGTTAAGACTCTTCAAATTCAACTACAGTGAGCCTGGTTCCAACAACAGAGCTCTGGAAGATCTCACCGTATTTGGTTGGGAATCATTTCTTCAGTCAATTGAAG atggaGACAGTGAAGTCACATTTTCTGAAATTCTTGTTTTTGTGACGGGGTCAGACCATATTCCACCATGTGGATTTTCTAAATTGATTGATGTTGACTTTTACACCATTGAAGGTCGACTTCCATCCACATCAACTTGTGCTCTTCAGCTGTGGTTGCCCAGAGTTACAGACCCTGGCATGATTACAACTACTATGGTTAGAGTTTTGACAGGATATTACGGATTTTTGAAAGTGTAG
- the LOC123535789 gene encoding uncharacterized protein LOC123535789, with the protein MDSSQQPRVDNSADFRLFLKEEFNAFKEQIKDEISSCSEKNVLKLKEGVNKRSSVDFKYQGNKRQFDFNSEILEDIECVQALVKSGEQLDSLQRLESTAKKLRKRNKLVRLADKSPAGWGTVAEYESDELASDSDDDRKIRRAEARALSKKRKLSTGRASVAPTATTTSSSSQFHTFRPFRRVQCYACSGFGHIRAECPRLQQFSSFPGQRYHPVPVGRTYPGIISYQYPTGNKGDNRGATVKQQPAETN; encoded by the coding sequence ATGGATTCGTCACAGCAACCACGTGTTGATAATTCTGCGGATTTTAGATTGTTTTTGAAAGAGGAGTTTAATGCTTTTAAAGAGCAAATCAAGGATGAAATTTCTAGCTGTTCAGAGAAAAACGTTCTTAAATTAAAAGAAGGTGTGAATAAACGTTCATCTGTGGACTTTAAATATCAAGGTAATAAGCGCCAGTTTGACTTTAATTCAGAAATTTTAGAGGACATTGAGTGTGTGCAGGCTTTGGTGAAGTCAGGTGAACAGTTGGATTCGCTCCAGCGGCTTGAATCTACAGCAAAGAAATTGCGTAAGAGAAACAAACTTGTTAGGCTAGCGGACAAGTCTCCCGCTGGCTGGGGTACCGTAGCGGAATACGAATCCGACGAATTGGCAAGCGATAGTGACGATGACCGCAAAATTCGAAGAGCCGAAGCAAGGGCATTATCTAAGAAGAGAAAGCTGTCTACTGGTCGAGCTTCTGTGGCGCCTACTGCTACCACTACTTCTAGCAGCAGTCAGTTTCACACTTTTCGTCCCTTTCGGAGGGTCCAATGTTACGCTTGTTCCGGTTTCGGGCACATCAGGGCAGAGTGCCCCAGGCTTCAGCAATTTTCATCGTTCCCAGGACAGAGATATCACCCCGTTCCCGTCGGCAGAACGTACCCGGGTATTATCTCATACCAGTACCCAACAGGAAACAAGGGCGACAACCGAGGTGCAACCGTCAAGCAGCAGCCAGCCGAAACAAACTGA